The Bacteroidia bacterium genomic interval GTTGCTCACGGGGGTTTTTCTATTTTTCCAAACCTCCATAGCTCTTTGAGAAGCTACCAACAAGGCCAAACCCGGAGGTACAGCCACGGCCTTCTGCGAAGCGGTAAGAACTATGTCCAGCCCCCATTCCTCTTGCCTGATTTCTTCTGCAGCTACGGAACACACTCCATCAAGTACTGTCAGGGTATTATATTTTACGCCTAAAGCTCCTATCGCTTTCGGATCAATTCTCACCCCTGTAGAGGTATCTACATGGGTGAAAGTGAGTAATTTATAATCTTTGCTTGAAATAGCATTTTCTATGCGTTCCATAGAGACCACTTCTCCAGTGGTGGCTTCCAGCATATCTACCTCTGCTCCATATCTTTTGAGAAGATTGGCAAAGCGATCTCCAAAATATCCGCTGGAAATCACCAGGGCTTTATCTCCGGCTTCGATGAGATTGCAACCAGCCATGTCCATAGCCAAAGTACCGGTACCGGCAATGATAAATGGCTGACCGCCAGGACTGAGCCAAACCTCTCTGAGCATTTCGAGAGACCGACCAAAGGATTCGATAAAATTAGGGGCAACGTGGCTGGGAGTAGGTACACTCATCGCTGCCAAAACTTCCGGCTCAAATTCGATAGGACCGGGGATCATGAGTAGCTTTCTTCCTTTCATTGGGCTGAATGGTTTATCAATAGATTTGGTGAGACAAGTTAAAACCTTATCCCGATATTCTTATAACATTCGCTGAATAAAGCAGCCTCACTCGACCAGTTGGTAGTTTCCTTCGGCGCTAATCTGAAATTCGCTCAATTGTTTTTTGGATTCAAAGTCTTGATAGAGGGGAATGAGATTTTCCCAAAAGGCAGTATGTTGGGGAAATTGTTCGAATAGCTGCTGAGTAGTAGCTGATTCCATTTTCGCGGGAAAGATGTGAACCGAAATCCGTCTTTGCCCTTGTAGACTGGCTTGTTCAGCCAGGACAAAGAGTTCTTCTATACCCGGATCACCCAAAGGAATGCAGCCAATGGTAACACATTTTCCATGAATAAAAATATCGCTGCCGGGTTCCTGTGGATCTCCTTTGATGCGGTCTGATTTATTGGGATAGTTGAGGCCTAAAGAAAGGTGGAATTGGCTTTTGGGATTGAATCGATCGATGTGATACAGTCCTTCGGGGATTTGTTTATCTCCTTCCTTTCGCTTGGGCCCCAGACTTCCGGAACTTGTACAAAAATCATAGCTTTTGAGCAGGCGAAAACTTTCCTCCGAAAGCGATTTTATATATACCTCCAAAATCTCCTCCTGCTTGAATGCACGTATAAAGATTTCGTATCCTTTCTCAGCATCCAGGCCAAAGTCTTTCAGGTCGGATTTCCATTGCTCCCGAACCTCCTCATATACAAAGCGATCTGATTTCTCATTAGGAGAAGTACAATTGATCATTATGAGGGGCAGAAGCATAAATATGAGAAGTCTAATTTGTGTTTTCATCGGAACGTAAATCGGCTACTTGTTCAGAAGTCAGGCCATAGATCGGCGGACTTTCTATGCCTAACATAGCCAGATATACGTAAATCTGACCTCTATGGTGAATTTCATGTTCAAGCATGGCCCGTAACCACTTCCAAAGGGTAATTTCGATTCCGGCTGGGGTCTTGCATTTTTTGTGAAGGTCTTCTTCACTCAATTGTGAAAAAATAGCATAAGATTCTTCCTGCATCTTTTTATAGTAGGCAATTACAGCCTCATAGCCTTCTGCGAGTTCCGGTCCGCAACCATTATAACGACTAGGTCTGAAGCGAGCATTTTCCGCATACATATCTCTTTCTATACTGGCCAGATGTCGGATAAGATCACCAAAACTAAAACTCTTTTCTCCCCATTTCCATTCGATTTTGTCTGGAGGGATGTAGGGGAATAAACGGGAGGTCCGTCCTTTTACTCTCTGGTAGTATTTCAAAAATGTGTCCAGATCTGTGATTTGCATAGTTTCTTCTTTAAGGACTTAGATATCCATTATCATTTCATATTGATTGATATAGTTCTCAAATCCCAATTCTGCAAGGGTATCAATCAGTTTTACTCTTGAGGCATCTACATTCACCAAGCGGATGTTCTCACATAGCGGAGAGAGCTTGGAGATAAGTCCGGCAAATGCATCCTCGGGAAGCTCATAATGTACCAGCATTTTTGCCTCAGGCTTAACTATATAGTAGGAATTATCATATTGATCTAAAAGGTAACATTGAAAGCTAGTTTCATTTTTGGAAATTGCTTCATACGTAAAATCCCAGGAATAAAATTGCTCTTTTTGGCGAATAAGATCTTCGATGGAGGATAACTTTACTTCTTTCTGGCTAAGTGAAGATTCTCCAATTTTACAGTCTCCTCGAAAAGACAGCAGTGACTTAATTTTGCGAAAGCCAATCCTTTCATATACTCGAATGGCTCTGTCATTGGCTTGGATAACTTCCAATCTACAATTCTGAACGCCCCTTTCTGCCAAGTGTGGAAGTGCTTCTTGGTATATGCGATCTACAACTTTCTGACTTCTATAGGCCGGAATTACTCCTGTGCCTGTATTAAAGGCAGTTAGGGCTCCTTCTTGTGTATCGATGCCATTCATAATAAATCCTACTAATCGTTCCTCATCGAACATCCCAAAGGAAAGCTCATACTCAACCCTTGCCCCTCGAAACCTCTCCTCCCAATAGTCAATACTCTCTGGCATTTTGACAAAATATCCTTCAAAAGCTTCCAATAAACATGCGACTATATCGCTCAAATTTGTATCTGCAAGTGATTTGATTTTCATAGCCAAAATCTATCCTTTTTTAGGGAAAGCCTTTTCATTTTTCTGCAGGAAAGGAGGAATTTTCTCCCAAAAGTGAATTTTCTTAGGGAATTTCCTAGCTTGATAAGGACAACAGAGCTGCGGAGTGGGCCTTTAGGATGTGAAACCAGATTAAAACTACTATCATGGAAAGAAGAACTTTCCTTCAATCAACATCCGTCATAGTCGCCGGATCCTTATTTACCACCTTATTTGCCTGCAAAGACAAGATTATGGAAGAAGTTGCTGCGGCCCGGACCAATTGGGCTGGGAATCTGACCTATAGCACTGACAAACTGTATGAACCTTCAAATGAAGCTGAATTGCTGGAGCATTTGAAAAAAGTGGACCATAGCAAAGCTCTGGGTAGCTGCCACTCATTCAATAAAGTAGCGGATAGCAGGTACAGCCAAATTTCCCTGGAGAAGATGGGAAAAGTCATGGAGATCAATGCGGCTGAAAGTACTGTAAGAGTTTCTGCCGGAATTCGATATGGAGAATTGGCCAAACACCTGCATGAAAATGGCTTTGCCTTACACAATCTTGCTTCTCTACCGCATATTTCCATTGCGGGTGCCTGTGCTACGGCTACACATGGCTCAGGTGATTCCAATGGCAATCTCCCAAGTATCGTTCGTGAAGTTGAACTCATCAATGCTGCCGGAGAGAAAGTGATCCTGAAAAAAGGAATTGATCCCGATTTCGAAGGAGCAGTTGTGGGATTAGGTGCCCTGGGATTGATAACTCATCTGAAACTTGAGATTCAACCTGATTTTGAGGTAAGACAAGACATTTACCTGGATTTGCCGATTGCTAGCATGGAGGAGCATTTTGATGAGATTTATGCGATGGGATATAGTGTGAGTTTGTTTACAGATTGGGTAAATGGGACCGTAAATCAGGTCTGGCT includes:
- a CDS encoding L,D-transpeptidase family protein, producing MKTQIRLLIFMLLPLIMINCTSPNEKSDRFVYEEVREQWKSDLKDFGLDAEKGYEIFIRAFKQEEILEVYIKSLSEESFRLLKSYDFCTSSGSLGPKRKEGDKQIPEGLYHIDRFNPKSQFHLSLGLNYPNKSDRIKGDPQEPGSDIFIHGKCVTIGCIPLGDPGIEELFVLAEQASLQGQRRISVHIFPAKMESATTQQLFEQFPQHTAFWENLIPLYQDFESKKQLSEFQISAEGNYQLVE
- a CDS encoding GNAT family N-acetyltransferase, which encodes MKIKSLADTNLSDIVACLLEAFEGYFVKMPESIDYWEERFRGARVEYELSFGMFDEERLVGFIMNGIDTQEGALTAFNTGTGVIPAYRSQKVVDRIYQEALPHLAERGVQNCRLEVIQANDRAIRVYERIGFRKIKSLLSFRGDCKIGESSLSQKEVKLSSIEDLIRQKEQFYSWDFTYEAISKNETSFQCYLLDQYDNSYYIVKPEAKMLVHYELPEDAFAGLISKLSPLCENIRLVNVDASRVKLIDTLAELGFENYINQYEMIMDI
- a CDS encoding alanine--glyoxylate aminotransferase family protein; translation: MKGRKLLMIPGPIEFEPEVLAAMSVPTPSHVAPNFIESFGRSLEMLREVWLSPGGQPFIIAGTGTLAMDMAGCNLIEAGDKALVISSGYFGDRFANLLKRYGAEVDMLEATTGEVVSMERIENAISSKDYKLLTFTHVDTSTGVRIDPKAIGALGVKYNTLTVLDGVCSVAAEEIRQEEWGLDIVLTASQKAVAVPPGLALLVASQRAMEVWKNRKTPVSNYYADWANWLPIMQAYEARKPSYFGTPAVNLVIALEVSLKQILAEGMDARFDRHQKIADAFRAAMQALNIKPLAIRPEIAANSLTAAYYPEGVDGAKFRAAIVQAGVIVAGGLLGEIKSEYFRVGHMGAVNQNDLLATVGAIESALEVCGYKHESSAGSRAAKQVMMAV
- a CDS encoding D-arabinono-1,4-lactone oxidase, whose translation is MERRTFLQSTSVIVAGSLFTTLFACKDKIMEEVAAARTNWAGNLTYSTDKLYEPSNEAELLEHLKKVDHSKALGSCHSFNKVADSRYSQISLEKMGKVMEINAAESTVRVSAGIRYGELAKHLHENGFALHNLASLPHISIAGACATATHGSGDSNGNLPSIVREVELINAAGEKVILKKGIDPDFEGAVVGLGALGLITHLKLEIQPDFEVRQDIYLDLPIASMEEHFDEIYAMGYSVSLFTDWVNGTVNQVWLKNRVGDGELNLPDDLFGAKAADRNVHPILEISPENCTDQMGVAGPWHERLPHFKMDFTPSKGDELQSEFFVPRMYAVEALKAVYAMGEKIYPVLLISEIRSIAADDLWMSPCYQEACIALHFTWKPQTKEVMELLPQLEDALRPYRVRPHWGKLFTVSKEYLEGIYTKMRDFRALIDKHDPDRKFSNEFLEKYVYGREV
- a CDS encoding DinB family protein — its product is MQITDLDTFLKYYQRVKGRTSRLFPYIPPDKIEWKWGEKSFSFGDLIRHLASIERDMYAENARFRPSRYNGCGPELAEGYEAVIAYYKKMQEESYAIFSQLSEEDLHKKCKTPAGIEITLWKWLRAMLEHEIHHRGQIYVYLAMLGIESPPIYGLTSEQVADLRSDENTN